Proteins encoded in a region of the Quercus lobata isolate SW786 chromosome 8, ValleyOak3.0 Primary Assembly, whole genome shotgun sequence genome:
- the LOC115957782 gene encoding aquaporin PIP2-2-like has product MAGEVSAKDYHDSPPVPLFDPVELTKWSFYRALIAEFIATLLFLYVTVLTVIGYKSHVGDDCGGLDHLGIAWAFGGMIFILAYCIADISYGHINPAVTFGSLLARKVSLIRAVMYMVAQCLGAISGAGIVKAFQKGYYERNGGGANMVSHGYSKGAGLGAEIIGTFVLVYTVFSATDPKRKAKDSNAPIVYCNESKVLAPLSIGFAVFMVHLATIPITGTGINPARSFGAAVIYNKAEAWDEHWIFWVGPFIGATIASLYHRFVMSAGAA; this is encoded by the exons ATGGCCGGGGAAGTTTCAGCCAAAGACTACCACGACTCACCTCCAGTACCGTTATTCGATCCTGTGGAGCTAACCAAGTGGTCCTTTTACAGGGCTTTGATAGCTGAGTTTATAGCTACTTTGCTGTTTCTATATGTCACAGTGCTGACTGTGATTGGCTACAAGAGCCATGTTGGTGACGACTGTGGTGGTCTTGACCATCTTGGGATTGCTTGGGCCTTTGGTGGCATGATTTTCATTCTTGCTTACTGCATTGCTGATATTTCAT ATGGTCACATTAACCCAGCAGTGACATTCGGGAGCTTATTGGCTCGTAAGGTGTCGCTGATCCGAGCCGTGATGTACATGGTGGCTCAGTGCTTGGGAGCCATCAGTGGTGCTGGGATCGTCAAGGCCTTTCAGAAGGGTTATTACGAAAGGAATGGTGGTGGTGCCAACATGGTCTCTCATGGGTACAGCAAAGGCGCTGGATTGGGCGCCGAGATCATAGGGACCTTTGTGCTTGTATACACCGTCTTCTCTGCCACTGATCCCAAGAGGAAAGCTAAAGATTCCAATGCTCCG ATTGTGTATTGTAATGAATCTAAGGTTTTGGCCCCACTTTCCATTGGATTTGCGGTGTTCATGGTTCACTTGGCCACCATCCCAATCACTGGCACTGGCATCAACCCCGCTAGGAGTTTTGGTGCTGCTGTTATCTACAACAAGGCCGAGGCCTGGGATGAGCAT tgGATCTTTTGGGTTGGGCCATTCATTGGTGCAACCATTGCATCTCTCTACCACCGATTCGTGATGAGTGCAGGTGCTGCGTAA